The following proteins come from a genomic window of Thermofilaceae archaeon:
- a CDS encoding nucleotidyltransferase domain-containing protein: MSEEIAVAVQTWRLRMLLEWRKHLPTLAEAAKEAFGEAEVYIFGSAVEGRLTADSDIDVLVVLDHVPRSGLERAKLVDRLWKALEKRGIPPWYPFEVHLATRDELKLLEKPTLLRVL, encoded by the coding sequence GTGTCTGAGGAGATCGCGGTAGCAGTTCAAACCTGGAGGCTCAGAATGCTCCTCGAGTGGCGCAAGCACCTGCCGACCCTAGCCGAAGCCGCGAAGGAGGCCTTCGGGGAAGCAGAAGTCTACATCTTCGGCTCGGCAGTCGAGGGCAGGCTCACCGCGGACAGCGACATCGACGTCCTCGTGGTCCTGGACCACGTGCCCAGGAGCGGCCTGGAGAGGGCCAAGCTCGTCGACAGGCTGTGGAAAGCCCTCGAGAAGCGCGGCATCCCACCCTGGTACCCCTTCGAAGTGCACCTCGCAACCAGAGACGAGCTGAAGCTCCTCGAGAAACCCACCCTCCTCAGAGTGCTGTGA
- a CDS encoding HEPN domain-containing protein: MSIEEVEIPRRRALTFLNHAREAVERGEFDFARLSSEQAAQLSVMLELAGETPRPHRARELLHLPSRLAPEAEEPVTEFVRRNREAPRALDDAYTASKLPSTYTREEALVKLAESLIELVSEVLERCKR; the protein is encoded by the coding sequence ATGTCCATCGAGGAGGTCGAGATCCCCCGGAGGAGGGCCCTAACCTTCCTCAACCACGCCAGGGAAGCCGTCGAGCGCGGGGAGTTCGACTTCGCCCGCCTCTCGAGCGAGCAGGCCGCCCAGCTCTCCGTGATGCTGGAGCTGGCGGGCGAGACCCCCAGGCCGCACCGGGCGAGGGAGCTGCTCCACCTCCCGAGCAGGCTCGCACCCGAAGCGGAGGAGCCGGTAACCGAGTTCGTCAGGAGGAACAGGGAGGCCCCGAGGGCCCTCGACGACGCCTACACAGCCTCCAAGCTCCCCTCCACCTACACGCGCGAGGAGGCGCTCGTCAAGCTGGCCGAGAGCCTGATCGAGCTCGTGAGCGAGGTCCTGGAGAGGTGCAAGCGCTAG
- a CDS encoding nucleotidyltransferase domain-containing protein produces MQALERYYRARYERFKSLLKWREQLPELLEAVKSVLPDAEVYIFGSALRGELTANSDVDVLVVTDKAAGPQRHQLAAAIEEKLKTPLIFEIHLATREKLDWYKRHAKELIPAQQLATSSKASQTPEEARAATEIGREA; encoded by the coding sequence GTGCAAGCGCTAGAGAGGTACTACAGGGCCAGGTACGAGAGGTTCAAGAGCCTCCTCAAGTGGAGGGAGCAGCTGCCCGAGCTCCTCGAAGCCGTCAAGAGCGTCCTACCCGACGCGGAGGTGTACATCTTCGGCAGCGCCCTCAGAGGCGAGCTCACCGCCAACAGCGACGTAGACGTGCTAGTCGTCACCGACAAAGCCGCAGGCCCCCAACGCCACCAGCTCGCCGCAGCCATAGAGGAGAAGCTGAAAACCCCCCTCATCTTCGAAATACACCTGGCGACGAGGGAGAAGCTCGACTGGTACAAGAGGCACGCGAAAGAGCTAATCCCGGCCCAGCAGCTCGCAACCAGCAGCAAAGCCAGCCAAACCCCAGAAGAGGCGCGAGCTGCCACCGAAATCGGCCGCGAAGCCTGA
- a CDS encoding transcriptional regulator — protein MTRDQAVGAALMIGSIAGIAIYGWLLMSPYSLLILQLTAFIAVAGVLGILAWIGYTLATTPPPKPIEEIEKEIEEELKKLEEEAKKEAASSSQ, from the coding sequence ATGACAAGAGATCAAGCTGTGGGAGCAGCATTAATGATCGGCTCGATAGCGGGTATCGCGATATACGGCTGGCTCCTTATGTCCCCCTACAGTCTTCTTATCCTTCAACTCACAGCTTTCATAGCGGTAGCTGGAGTTCTCGGAATACTTGCTTGGATCGGGTACACGCTTGCAACTACGCCGCCGCCCAAACCTATCGAAGAGATCGAGAAGGAGATTGAAGAGGAGCTCAAGAAGCTGGAGGAGGAAGCGAAAAAGGAGGCTGCCAGTAGCTCGCAGTAG
- a CDS encoding DUF4332 domain-containing protein, translated as MEDPLSLSKLRFVSADVKATLGRLGLHSLWQLVEHGLTAKERRSLAERAGLEEGVVLKLVRLADFCRVCDLELAELLVEAGAHTPFELPLRPLDELCQMVLEATQRLGVNPPSREKLEEVKGKARMLPPLFDY; from the coding sequence GTGGAGGACCCACTGAGTTTAAGCAAACTCCGGTTCGTGAGTGCAGACGTTAAGGCGACGCTAGGCAGGTTGGGGTTGCACAGCTTGTGGCAGCTGGTAGAGCACGGGCTTACAGCTAAAGAGCGGCGGTCATTAGCTGAGAGAGCCGGCCTGGAGGAGGGGGTGGTGCTGAAGCTAGTTAGGTTGGCCGACTTCTGCCGCGTCTGCGATCTAGAGCTGGCGGAGCTGCTCGTTGAGGCCGGCGCCCATACACCTTTCGAGCTCCCTCTTAGGCCGCTGGATGAGCTGTGCCAGATGGTTCTCGAGGCTACGCAGAGGCTGGGCGTCAACCCTCCCTCTCGTGAAAAGTTAGAGGAGGTTAAGGGGAAAGCCAGGATGCTGCCACCACTATTCGATTACTAG
- a CDS encoding nucleotidyltransferase domain-containing protein: MPCDRYRYYRLSPEERRTLKEAIRSTLEGRGVELAIIFGSFIELESFRDVDVAVYARGGLDLNDVIKLAAELEERTRTPVDVVPLEKAPPRFRHHILTKGEVLLEKQPGLYEALLMLTLDELATLEAGDPHPQPTSSPQAEQRNP; the protein is encoded by the coding sequence ATGCCGTGTGACCGCTACAGGTACTACAGGCTGAGCCCCGAGGAGAGGAGAACCCTCAAGGAGGCCATCAGGAGCACCCTCGAGGGGAGGGGCGTCGAGCTAGCCATAATCTTCGGCAGCTTCATCGAGCTGGAATCCTTCAGGGACGTGGACGTAGCCGTCTACGCGAGGGGCGGCCTCGACCTCAACGACGTGATCAAGCTGGCCGCGGAGCTGGAGGAGCGCACCCGCACCCCGGTAGACGTAGTCCCGCTGGAGAAAGCCCCACCCAGGTTCAGGCACCACATACTGACCAAAGGCGAAGTCCTGCTGGAGAAGCAGCCCGGCCTCTACGAAGCCCTACTCATGCTCACGCTGGACGAGCTCGCAACCCTCGAAGCCGGCGACCCGCACCCCCAGCCCACCAGCAGCCCCCAAGCAGAGCAGCGAAACCCCTGA
- a CDS encoding nucleotidyltransferase domain-containing protein: MTAQTPEEPQAIQTPENRGPEREALAKIFQAEERILAAYLFGSRAKGYATPESDYDIAVLLSETPRDLLDFYLRLLNKLTDTLGDNVDLVILNEAPPELKYQVVKHGKPIHVRNERARVAFESRTIREYLDFSRILKRYDECLAKRLLQ, encoded by the coding sequence GTGACAGCGCAAACGCCGGAAGAACCGCAGGCAATTCAAACCCCGGAAAACCGCGGGCCCGAACGGGAGGCGCTGGCGAAGATCTTCCAAGCCGAGGAGAGGATCCTGGCCGCCTACCTCTTCGGATCCCGCGCCAAGGGCTACGCGACGCCCGAAAGCGACTACGACATCGCCGTCCTACTCTCGGAAACCCCGCGGGACCTCCTCGACTTCTACTTGCGCCTACTCAACAAGCTGACCGACACCCTCGGGGACAACGTAGACCTCGTCATCCTCAACGAAGCACCCCCCGAGCTCAAGTACCAGGTCGTCAAGCACGGCAAACCGATCCACGTTAGAAACGAGCGCGCGAGAGTAGCCTTCGAATCCAGAACCATACGCGAGTACCTCGACTTCAGCAGGATCCTAAAAAGGTACGACGAATGCCTAGCGAAGCGGCTCCTACAGTAG
- the thiC gene encoding phosphomethylpyrimidine synthase ThiC: MGVLGIIAEARSCSSVDELVSIARAEGVDYEALRKRVSQGKVIVLRNLRRPRARLVAIGEGLRTKVNVNVGTSGTVVNVELEVEKVKTAVKLGTDTLMDLSTGGNLDEIRAKLMEASEGVPFGTVPTYQAWIEGVKKYGGPGMPSDWFIAVVEKHLRDGVDFMTIHAGITLDLARRSLRSRRIAPIVSRGGSMLAVWMVENEEENPYLKHWDYLIELFREYDAVISLGDALRPGAVADAHDELQLGELVNNSRLARDAVRKGVQVMIEGPGHMTLDKVAADVRLEKALSGGVPYYVLGPLVTDVAVGYDHIASAIGAAIAAAAGADLICYVTPSEHLGLPGVEQVKEGLIAAKIAAHAGDLVKLGRRAAYEDVEMSIRRAALDWDYQVLKSYDPERAAKLKAQFQHDLSSCTMCGQYCVFLLLSKYTSGRRLDRDELLERFGEGCSLV, translated from the coding sequence GTGGGAGTCTTGGGTATAATCGCTGAAGCTAGGAGCTGTAGTAGCGTGGACGAGCTGGTCAGCATCGCAAGAGCTGAGGGGGTGGACTACGAAGCCCTCAGGAAGAGGGTGAGCCAGGGCAAAGTGATCGTGCTGAGGAATCTCAGAAGGCCCAGAGCGAGACTAGTGGCAATCGGGGAGGGGCTGAGGACAAAGGTGAACGTGAACGTTGGGACGAGCGGTACCGTGGTCAACGTTGAACTGGAGGTAGAGAAGGTCAAGACGGCGGTGAAGCTTGGAACGGACACGCTGATGGACCTGAGTACGGGCGGCAACCTGGACGAGATCCGAGCGAAGCTGATGGAAGCCTCTGAGGGCGTGCCCTTCGGCACGGTACCCACATACCAAGCCTGGATCGAGGGCGTCAAGAAGTACGGGGGTCCCGGCATGCCGTCCGACTGGTTCATAGCGGTGGTGGAGAAGCACCTGAGGGACGGGGTGGACTTCATGACCATACACGCGGGGATCACGCTGGACCTGGCCAGGAGGTCCCTGAGGAGCCGTAGGATCGCGCCGATAGTCAGCAGGGGTGGCAGCATGCTGGCCGTCTGGATGGTGGAGAACGAGGAGGAGAACCCGTACTTAAAGCACTGGGACTACCTGATAGAGCTGTTCAGGGAGTACGATGCTGTGATAAGCCTGGGCGACGCTCTGAGGCCCGGCGCAGTAGCCGACGCCCACGACGAGCTGCAGCTCGGGGAGCTAGTGAACAACTCCAGGCTGGCTAGGGACGCGGTGAGGAAGGGGGTTCAAGTGATGATCGAGGGGCCGGGGCACATGACCTTGGACAAGGTAGCCGCGGACGTGAGGCTGGAAAAGGCCCTCAGCGGAGGGGTGCCCTACTACGTGCTCGGCCCGCTGGTGACGGACGTAGCTGTCGGGTACGACCACATCGCCTCAGCGATCGGGGCCGCCATAGCCGCGGCGGCCGGCGCGGACCTCATCTGCTACGTCACCCCCTCGGAGCACTTGGGGCTACCCGGCGTGGAGCAGGTGAAGGAGGGCTTGATCGCGGCTAAGATAGCCGCTCACGCAGGGGACCTGGTTAAGCTGGGTAGGAGGGCAGCCTACGAGGACGTCGAAATGAGCATCAGGAGGGCGGCCCTCGACTGGGACTACCAGGTGCTGAAGTCCTACGACCCGGAGAGAGCGGCGAAGCTGAAGGCCCAGTTCCAGCACGACTTGAGCTCGTGCACCATGTGCGGCCAGTACTGCGTGTTCCTCCTCCTATCGAAGTACACGAGCGGCAGGAGGCTGGATAGGGACGAGCTGCTGGAGAGGTTCGGAGAGGGCTGCAGCCTGGTGTAG
- a CDS encoding HepT-like ribonuclease domain-containing protein, with protein sequence MPSEAAPTVGEAAISTEAGQAATRGIAGAPEKRPDAEGGSTAAERAPAGSVNRTYVERLASDIERSISTILSYTSKPYGEMSEAERYAVRYNLIVAAEALAALAAHLARRLYNEEPATPAHALAILRDRGLLTEPEREHLARLTRLRNPLAHGYWAIDDERIYAGVKSNFESVKNLLKRLREHAV encoded by the coding sequence ATGCCTAGCGAAGCGGCTCCTACAGTAGGCGAGGCAGCGATCTCCACCGAGGCGGGACAAGCCGCCACCCGAGGCATCGCAGGGGCACCGGAAAAGCGGCCTGACGCGGAGGGCGGGTCGACCGCGGCGGAGCGAGCACCCGCGGGAAGCGTGAATAGGACGTACGTCGAGAGGCTCGCATCGGACATCGAGAGGTCCATCAGCACCATCCTCTCCTACACCTCGAAGCCGTACGGGGAGATGAGCGAGGCGGAGAGGTACGCCGTCAGGTACAACCTCATCGTGGCGGCCGAGGCTCTAGCGGCGCTCGCCGCACACCTCGCCAGGAGGCTCTACAACGAGGAGCCCGCGACACCGGCGCACGCCCTCGCGATACTCAGGGATAGGGGTCTACTCACCGAGCCCGAGCGCGAGCACCTCGCACGCCTAACCAGGTTGCGGAACCCGCTCGCCCACGGGTACTGGGCGATAGATGACGAGAGGATCTACGCGGGCGTCAAGAGCAACTTCGAGAGCGTGAAGAACCTCTTGAAGAGGCTCCGAGAGCATGCCGTGTGA
- a CDS encoding AAA family ATPase: MLIKLKLRNFLSFKDASVTLGKLNIVVGANASGKTNLLKSLELLGSLARLGYPHVEGYAAPSAGGGWYLNLGGLAHNFDAGAGVVVGVDALVEGAVVSYTVRISADSFEEEVARGREILMKASSKERSFTYAARDGSPRTVDRLAAASLDVLYYDLRGDKRIQRVNVYPSALAHVPADAHPALRGLAELLKGVKVLHPDLAALRLRSSVRDQPETGYRGEGLARQLLQLCLERRKEYEVIEKTIRGLLPDLDAIVPRIEGEEVEIQMRINGLPRPLTAAGIPDGALRLTCFTAALQSGSTLVAFEAPECFLHPRQLELLIALAKLAEPQIIFTTYSPQLLDFFRPEEVVVVSRVDAASKAERLVESEKYKIVREFLEAGGSLSEAWLTGLF, translated from the coding sequence ATGCTAATAAAGCTTAAACTAAGGAACTTCTTGTCGTTCAAGGATGCGAGCGTCACGCTTGGCAAGCTGAACATCGTGGTGGGAGCGAACGCTAGCGGGAAAACCAACCTCTTGAAGTCCCTCGAGCTCCTCGGCAGCCTTGCCAGGCTCGGCTACCCCCATGTCGAGGGTTACGCAGCCCCTAGCGCGGGCGGAGGCTGGTACCTCAACCTCGGTGGTCTAGCCCACAACTTCGACGCGGGCGCGGGAGTCGTGGTAGGCGTTGACGCTCTGGTAGAGGGTGCGGTAGTCTCGTACACCGTGAGGATCAGCGCTGACAGCTTCGAGGAAGAGGTGGCTAGGGGGAGGGAGATTCTGATGAAGGCCTCTTCGAAGGAGCGCAGCTTCACCTACGCCGCCCGCGACGGCTCACCCCGAACGGTAGACCGGCTCGCGGCCGCCAGCCTCGACGTGCTCTACTATGACCTCCGCGGTGACAAGAGGATCCAGCGCGTCAACGTCTACCCCTCTGCTCTGGCTCACGTGCCCGCCGACGCTCACCCAGCTCTTCGAGGCTTAGCGGAGCTCCTAAAGGGGGTTAAGGTCCTCCACCCCGATCTAGCCGCCCTCAGGTTGAGGTCCAGCGTGAGGGATCAGCCTGAAACCGGATACCGGGGAGAAGGGTTAGCCCGCCAGTTGCTCCAGCTGTGCCTCGAGAGGAGGAAGGAGTACGAGGTGATCGAGAAGACGATAAGGGGCCTCCTACCCGATCTCGACGCGATCGTGCCGCGAATCGAGGGCGAAGAAGTGGAGATCCAAATGAGGATAAACGGCCTCCCCAGGCCCCTAACAGCGGCGGGCATCCCGGACGGCGCGCTCCGCCTCACATGCTTCACCGCAGCGCTCCAATCCGGCAGTACGCTCGTAGCCTTCGAAGCGCCCGAGTGCTTCCTGCACCCCAGGCAGCTCGAGCTGCTCATCGCCCTAGCGAAGCTCGCGGAGCCCCAGATCATCTTCACCACCTACTCGCCCCAGCTTCTCGACTTCTTCCGACCCGAGGAGGTGGTGGTCGTATCAAGGGTGGACGCTGCGTCGAAAGCTGAGAGGCTCGTCGAGTCGGAGAAGTACAAGATCGTTAGAGAGTTCCTTGAAGCAGGGGGAAGCCTCAGCGAAGCCTGGCTCACAGGCCTCTTCTAG
- a CDS encoding HEPN domain-containing protein, which yields MGSIEHVEILRRRSLLFRDYAAEALQRGHYDLAAFYAEQALQLRLKSLLLRILGYVPRIHSVRELLGLLYRALRELGREESASALSRFSEDRREALRALDEAYTASRCLPKVYEAADAEKLLAAVGEAFELPDSVERGVFSV from the coding sequence GTGGGCTCCATAGAGCATGTTGAAATCCTCAGGAGGCGCAGCCTCCTCTTCCGCGATTACGCCGCTGAAGCGCTCCAGAGAGGGCATTACGATTTGGCGGCATTCTACGCCGAGCAGGCGCTGCAGCTACGCTTGAAGTCCCTACTGCTCAGGATCCTGGGGTACGTCCCCAGGATCCACAGCGTGAGGGAGCTCCTCGGGCTGCTTTACAGAGCGCTGAGGGAGCTGGGGAGGGAAGAGTCCGCGAGCGCCCTATCCAGGTTCTCCGAAGACCGCAGGGAGGCGCTCAGGGCGCTCGACGAAGCTTACACAGCCTCCCGCTGCCTCCCCAAGGTCTACGAGGCTGCAGACGCGGAGAAGCTCCTAGCCGCCGTGGGCGAGGCCTTCGAGCTCCCCGACAGCGTTGAGAGGGGCGTCTTCAGTGTCTGA